A window from Malassezia japonica chromosome 1, complete sequence encodes these proteins:
- a CDS encoding DNA-(apurinic or apyrimidinic site) lyase (COG:L; EggNog:ENOG503P1FI), whose translation MGKRAAASAASAAPKRVREDEGEAKPKRVAKSAPVETSPAAPSGVDHSAPEWVPKNGALPSGTLEFARPAEGDVRVMIYNITSLKSSDAKGLMRYLKAEDADVLVLSETKVNAPPGHAGLDSMYPHQYWGIGEKKGYAGIAVLSKVKPTKVEYGLPGFDDPSARARLLTVEFPNTVLVGTYAVNAGDNLKTLDSKMRWNDALEKHLLQYADRDLIWCGDLNVVWDDRDLAGASKKWNKSAGYTQAECDAHRRVLAATKMQDAWRVLHPDAVGHYTYYGWRGNCRVRGAGWRIDTFITTPSAQARMQACEIRHEIYGASDHVPVIADLKGPL comes from the coding sequence ATGGGAaagcgtgctgctgcgaGTGCAGCGTCTGCTGCGCCGAAGCGTGTGCGCGAGGATGAAGGAGAAGCGAAGCCGAAACGCGTCGCCAAGAGTGCGCCGGTCGAGACgtcgcctgctgcgccgtccGGCGTCGACCACAGTGCACCCGAGTGGGTGCCGAAGAatggcgcgctgccgagcggcacgctcgagttCGCGCGCCCTGCCGAGGGTGATGTGCGTGTGATGATCTACAATATCACGTCGCTCAAGTCGTCCGACGCCAAAGGGCTGATGCGCTACctcaaggccgaggacgccgacgtgctcgtccTGTCCGAGACCAAAGTGaatgcgccgcccggccACGCGGGCCTCGATTCCATGTACCCCCACCAGTACTGGGGCATTGGCGAGAAGAAGGGGTATGCCGGCATCGCCGTCCTCTCCAAGGTCAAGCCGACCAAGGTCGAGTACGGCCTGCCCGGTTTTGACGAccccagcgcgcgcgcgcgtctgctCACGGTCGAGTTTCCCAATACGGTGCTCGTCGGGACGTATGCTGTGAATGCGGGCGACAACCtcaagacgctcgacaGCAAGATGCGCTGgaacgacgcgctggaAAAACACCTGCTGCAGTACGCGGACCGCGACCTGATCTGGTGCGGCGACCTGAACGTCGTCTGGGACGACCGCGACCTCGCCGGTGCCTCGAAGAAATGGAACAAGTCGGCGGGTTACACGCAGGCCgagtgcgacgcgcaccgccgcgtcctcgctGCGACCAAGATGCAGGATGCGTGGCGCGTCCTGCACCCCGATGCCGTCGGGCACTACACCTACTATGGCTGGCGCGGCAACTGTCgtgtgcgcggcgccggctggCGCATCGACACGTTTATCACGACGCCCTCTGCCCAAGCACGCATGCAGGCGTGCGAAATCCGGCACGAAATCTACGGCGCAAGCGACCACGTCCCAGTGATTGCCGATCTTAAAGGTCCATTGTAG
- the ctf18 gene encoding Chromosome transmission fidelity protein 18 (BUSCO:EOG09260N2T; EggNog:ENOG503NUFN; COG:O): MWPERASQRRAYEPEDEDLEALLAAEEEIAGEWAPPRAFDDEPSHDPQDVLFLGMDEDEDALDAMREAEAEEHTPVHDEDVEMAEAPAAPAAPVVPAVPVAPVAPQAVPSTSAIPKYIPAEPIQAVTSDGTPITISRRRRTRGWKPPVAQPTSSSEFLAEPLQRLMQRAREPLPERPRMRARTASPVMWVEKYRPRKFTELIGDDRVHRDALRWLKEWDPCVFGREGPAARKRFHDDEEERAPDAYRRPHERVLLVSGPPGLGKTTLAHVIAEQAGYRVYELNASDARTAGDVEARVRVALESDSLRGAGKPTMVVIDEIDGATGGEGLGTASFIRALVRLIERGKGDSRRHRGTDVGKKKKAPPPILRPIVCVCNDLYAPALRPLRPFARILRFHRPPTPAIARRLSQICAGEELKADTRSLSLLCELTHGDIRACLHALEMLRSRDVAVNDEAITQSTIGIKDSVVSQQRLFAQLFCAVDATTSSFHAKRTRQAKATLHDRVQALVHEITGHGEYDRLALGCFEHYPHLRLADQGWHRYRDAHDWLHFAQAMTQRAYGAGGSPAYELFAFLPWAFVPFHLLFANLANPLPEQMPRTDYENHLRLTEMHELVATVRTHLPPASLPFYGRQAIATELGPALVRILSPDLKLHTQQASAASKGELSALVDTMLSLSLSFAPDRTEDGAVVQRLQPVLDAFGAFGDEIKCDVGPQRHGVRQQVQREVEREAARRRPVVEHASRYDVAPVKEHTKQSLVTLDFFGRPVAAPAPPTPAKVERKELRVFYRYHEGYSNAVRKAIKLSALL, encoded by the exons ATGTGGCCGGAGCGTGCgtcgcagcggcgcgcgtacgagcccgaggacgaggatctcgaggcgctgcttgcggccgaggaggagatTGCGGGAGAGTGGGCGCCACCGCGCGCGTTCGATGACGAGCCGAGTCACGACCCCCAGGACGTGCTGTTCCTGGGgatggacgaggacgaagacgcgctcgacgcgatgcgcgaagccgaggccgaggagcacaCGCCGgtgcacgacgaggacgtcgagatggccgaggcgccggcggcgccggcggcaccgGTCGTGCCGGCCGTGCCTGTAGCGCCCGTGGCGCCACAGGCGGTGCCGTCCACGTCTGCGATACCCAAATACATTCCTGCCGAGCCGATCCAGGCGGTGACGTCCGACGGGACGCCTATTACCATCtcacgccgccggcgcacgcgcggaTGGAAG CCCCCTGTTGCGCAGCCGACGTCGTCGAGTGAAttcctcgccgagccacTCCAGCGCCTGATGCAGcgggcgcgcgagccgctgcccgagcggccgcgcatgcgcgcacgcactgCATCGCCGGTGATGTGGGTCGAAAAGTACCGTCCCCGCAAGTTTACCGAGCTCatcggcgacgaccgcgtgcaccgcgacgcgctgcggtGGCTCAAAGAGTGGGACCCCTGTGTCTTTGGCCGCGAGGGCCCTGCAGCGCGGAAGCGCTTccacgacgacgaggaggagcgtgcgccggatGCGTACAGGCGTCCtcacgagcgcgtgctcctCGTCTCCGGCCCCCCCGGCCTGGGCAAGACGACGCTGGCGCACGTCATTGCTGAGCAGGCCGGCTACCGAGTCTATGAGCTGAATGCAAGCGatgcgcgcacggccggcgacgtcgaggcgcgtgtgcgtgtggcgctcgagtcggATAGTCTGCGTGGCGCCGGCAAGCCGACGATGGTCGTCATTGACGAGATCGACGGAGCGACCGGCGGCGAAGGCCTCGGCACAGCGAGCTTTAtccgcgcgctcgtgcgcctgaTTGAGCGCGGCAAAGGCGACAGTCGCCGGCACCGCGGCACGGACGTCGGCAAGAAGAAGaaagcgccgccgcccatcCTGCGGCCGATTGTGTGTGTGTGCAACGATCTGtacgcgcctgcgctgcgtccGCTGCGCCCGTTTGCGCGGATTCTGCGCTTCCACCGCCCCCCCACGCCTGCGattgcgcggcgcctctcGCAGAtctgcgccggcgaggagctcaagGCGGATACACGCAGCCTGTCGCTCCTGTGTGAGCTGACGCACGGCGATATCCGTGCGTgtctgcacgcgctcgagatgctgcgcagccgcgacgtggcggtgaacgacgaggcgatcaCGCAGTCTACGATCGGGATCAAGGACAGCGTCGTGTCGCAGCAGCggctctttgcgcagctcttTTGCGCGGTCGACGCAACCACCTCGTCCTTCCACGCGAAGCGCACGCGGCAGGCCAAGGCGACGCTCCACGACcgcgtgcaggcgctcgtgcacgagATCACGGGCCACGGCGAGTACGACCGCCTGGCGCTGGGGTGCTTTGAGCACTATCCCCAcctccgcctcgccgaccaaGGCTGGCACCGctaccgcgacgcgcacgacTGGCTGCACTTTGCGCAGGCCATGACGCAGCgtgcgtacggcgcgggcggctcgccggcctACGAGCTTTTTGCGTTCCTGCCGTGGGCGTTTGTCCCGTTCCATCTGCTCTTTGCGAACCTCGCGAATCCGCTGCCCGAGCAGatgccgcgcacggacTATGAGAACCACTTGCGGCTTACCGAGatgcacgagctcgtggcgaccgtgcgcacgcacctccCCCCCGCGAGCCTGCCCTTTTACGGGCGACAGGCGATCGCAACCGAGCTTGGCCCCGCGCTTGTGCGCATTCTGAGCCCCGACTTGAAACTG cacacgcagcaGGCGAGTGCCGCGTCCAAGGGCGAGCTGAGTGCGCTCGTGGATACCATGCTTTCTCTGTCGTTGTCCTTTGCGCCCGACCGCACTGAGGACGGCGCGGTGGTGCAGCGGCTGCAGCCTGTCCTCGACGCGTTTGGCGCGTTTGGCGACGAGATCAAGTGCGACGTCGGTCCCCAGCGCCACGGCGTGCGTCagcaggtgcagcgcgaggtcgagcgcgaggccgcgcgccgccgcccggtGGTTGAGCATGCGTCTCGGtacgacgtcgcgccggtcAAGGAGCACACCAAGCAGAGCCTCGTGACGCTCGACTTTTTCGGGCGCCccgtcgcggcgcctgcgccgccgacccccgccaaggtcgagcgcaaggagctgcgtgTCTTTTACCGGTACCACGAAGGGTACTCGAATGCGGTCCGCAAAGCGATCAAGCTGTCTGCACTGCTGTAG